Genomic DNA from Desulfovulcanus ferrireducens:
ATTCCAGAGGCCATGTGTAGATTAAACATGATTGATTTAGGGATAGATAGCATTGTTTTTTATACTTATTACTTTCAACAACCAATAGATAAAGTATATTTTATTACTTTTCAGAATGGGCAAATAAAGCCCCTTAAATCATTTAAGGAGCTCCTGAAATGATCATCTCTAAGTTGTTTAAAAAAGCCCTGGTCTATATTTTAGTCATATTTTTAATCATGGTTGCTTTGTCTTCGTTCTTTTCCGCCTATATCTTACGTAAAAACCTTATTTGTGAGTACATTACCAAGGCTAATGCCCTGGCTAACTCAATTTCAATGTCTTTGCCAGACGTTTTTTTAAAGAATGATATGGCAATTATTCAATCAATTATTGATCAATATCTCCAGGTAGAAGGAGTTGGATATGTATTTGTTCATGATGAAAATGGTAAGATTATGGCTCATACCTTTGTACCCAATGTTCCAGAAGAATTTATAACTCACCTAAAAGAGGCGCCTTTTTATTTTAACTCAACAGAAGGAGAACATAGAATTGTCACTATAAAAGATAAAAAGCATATAGATATACGTAAACCTGTATTAATGGGTAAGGCTGGCATTATCCACATTGGAATGGAATTGGACGTTATAAATAAGAAAATCATGTCATCTTTGGTTAAGATCCAGACTTTCAACTTGGTTATTTTTATTCTTAGTGTTGGTTTTATGTATATACTTATAGAACGCATATCCAACCCTCTGGTTAAACTGACAGATTATGCACATAGTTTAAGGCGCAGAAAATTTGATGTCCCTGTGACTGTAGATTCTGATGATGAGATTGGTGAGTTGGCTCGGACCATGCAGAGTATGGCTAGAGAATTGGCTAGTTTTGTTGGTGGATTACAACACGCGGTCAAAAATGCTACAGAAGAATTGCAGCAAGTTGTTTTATATATGAATGCTATTGTTGAAAATATTGCTGATGGACTTGCTGTAATAGATGAATCTGGAAAAATTTTCCATTATAATTCATCGTTTAAAGAAATGTTTAATATTAATAATGAACGTTTAATTGAGCAAGATATAAAAAAAATTATAGGAGTAGATTTGACAAAAAATTATGATTTTAATGATTCAAGTGAAGTAAAACGTCAAGAGTTTAATTATGTATCAGAAGGCGAAGTTAAATTTATTGAAGCTTGCATCTCGTCGGTGGATTTGGAATGTGGAAGAAATTTTATTATAATTTTTAGAGATATAACAAAAAGAAGAGAAACTGAAAATAAATTGAATAACCTATACCATGAAATGGAGATAAAAGTCAGGCAAAGGACTAAAGAGTTGGAAGAGACAAATGAAATATTAAAAGAAGAGATAAAAATAAGACATGAATATGAAAATATGCTTCAAGAGGAGAAAGAATTATTCAGTGTAACTCTAAGGAGTATTGGAGATGGTGTGGTAACAACCGATAAAGACTGTAAAATTGTCTTTTTAAATCGCGTTGCTGAGCAACTTCTACAAATAGATCAAGATGACATAAAAGGAAAAAATTTTGCTGATGTTGTCAAAATTAAAGATTATAACAAACATTTTTCTCCGCTTAAGGAAGCTTTAGAGTACGGTCGGATATTGGAACGTAAGCAAGAGGTCCTGCTGAATGCAAGGGGAGAAGAACTAAACATTGCCTTCAAAGTTGCACCCATTTATGACCGCCAGAGTCAAGTCCAGGGTGCAGTCATGGTTTTTCAGGATATTTCTGAGCTTATGCGTCTGGAAGAAGAGAGGATGCGCAAAGACAAGCTAGAGTCTATCGGCCTTTTAGCTGGTGGAATTGCCCACGATTTTAATAATAAATTAACAGCCATTTTAAACAATATTTTGATGGTCAAGATTGACTTGGACACCGAGAGCAAGAATTTCAAACGACTCGAAGATGCGTACAAAGCAACCCTACGGGCCCAGCAACTTACCCAGCAACTTTTAACCTTTTCCAAAGGGGGGGCGCCCATAAAAGAGACCACATCTGTTGACCAGTTGATTCAGGATGTAATCAACTTTACTCTTGCCGGTTCAAATATTGGTCGAGAAATAGATTTAGATCCCTTTCTTTGGCCGGCGGAGATTGACCCGGGACAGATTTCACAAGTCTTGGAAAATTTGGTTATTAACGCTATGCAGGCCATGCCTGAGGGAGGGATACTAAGAGTTCGAGCAGAAAATTTTGTGCTTCAAGACAAAACACTTCCGCTTCCACCCGGTAAGTATATACGCATTAGTGTTAAGGATACCGGTTCTGGCATTGACCCTGAGTACATGGATAAAATTTTTGATCCTTACTTTACGACCAAAGAAAAGGGAAGCGGACTTGGCCTTGCCAGTGCTTATTCTATTATTAATAATCATGATGGGTTTATTGACGTAATTTCTGAGCCAGGTAAGGGCACGGAGTTTATTATCTATCTTCCGGCCAGCGATGAGCAGTCGAAAGCAATCACAAAGCAGAAAACTGAA
This window encodes:
- a CDS encoding PAS domain S-box protein; this encodes MIISKLFKKALVYILVIFLIMVALSSFFSAYILRKNLICEYITKANALANSISMSLPDVFLKNDMAIIQSIIDQYLQVEGVGYVFVHDENGKIMAHTFVPNVPEEFITHLKEAPFYFNSTEGEHRIVTIKDKKHIDIRKPVLMGKAGIIHIGMELDVINKKIMSSLVKIQTFNLVIFILSVGFMYILIERISNPLVKLTDYAHSLRRRKFDVPVTVDSDDEIGELARTMQSMARELASFVGGLQHAVKNATEELQQVVLYMNAIVENIADGLAVIDESGKIFHYNSSFKEMFNINNERLIEQDIKKIIGVDLTKNYDFNDSSEVKRQEFNYVSEGEVKFIEACISSVDLECGRNFIIIFRDITKRRETENKLNNLYHEMEIKVRQRTKELEETNEILKEEIKIRHEYENMLQEEKELFSVTLRSIGDGVVTTDKDCKIVFLNRVAEQLLQIDQDDIKGKNFADVVKIKDYNKHFSPLKEALEYGRILERKQEVLLNARGEELNIAFKVAPIYDRQSQVQGAVMVFQDISELMRLEEERMRKDKLESIGLLAGGIAHDFNNKLTAILNNILMVKIDLDTESKNFKRLEDAYKATLRAQQLTQQLLTFSKGGAPIKETTSVDQLIQDVINFTLAGSNIGREIDLDPFLWPAEIDPGQISQVLENLVINAMQAMPEGGILRVRAENFVLQDKTLPLPPGKYIRISVKDTGSGIDPEYMDKIFDPYFTTKEKGSGLGLASAYSIINNHDGFIDVISEPGKGTEFIIYLPASDEQSKAITKQKTESHLTKGHGRILVMDDEQEILDVMADALEFLGYDVDLSKDGREMLEKYKQAMYRGQSYDVVIMDLTVPGGMGGKEAVSELLKIDPKAKAIASSGYSQDQVMAKYKEYGFVGVLAKPYTIDDVAQVISKILGIA